One genomic segment of Clostridium saccharoperbutylacetonicum N1-4(HMT) includes these proteins:
- a CDS encoding glycosyltransferase family 39 protein, translating into MLDLTKKTIYMILISFIGLFIGSSFFIRAKYNSFVYGDKPILQNQEIGIFLLIAVILIILSIALYKLSLKLNRFSKKIIIPVVLIFSFSIQIVIIFLFTKLPEADSKTVLSIALNMLYKYNYSAFQAKGYLYMFPFNFSTVLYLETLLSIFPNNYLIIKIFNILFTLITSLMIYLIYRELNYKSKSNDYGVLIFAATYIPSLLMCNYIYNDIIATTLLTSAVYCIIKFIKEKSIKYIIISSILLSIGNYFRGIGAIFLIAGLIYILINIKEIGINKVLTAFCILLALFNLPAWTEDAILKSNGIVSESINKNSAPIYMWLNMGLNQDTLGYWDNMKSYNIYQRNANYNKEKSSELFKNEIEKKLSNTSLPNLAKFYYEKVLWTWTEGTYQIETFGIGNSAATNSRQKMNRYNQQYSYPTFATELFKGDSIYRSGLNWILYVMNFLMYCLILIKLVLGMKSKKFNEVFLSLIILGFIGFYILWEIKSRYIYPVYPLLIVLSYMGFKDTYDLISIRNFKQSISQLLRKEL; encoded by the coding sequence ATGCTAGATTTAACTAAAAAAACAATATATATGATACTTATTTCCTTTATTGGTCTTTTTATAGGTTCATCATTTTTTATTAGAGCAAAGTATAATTCTTTTGTTTATGGTGATAAACCTATACTTCAAAATCAAGAAATCGGTATTTTTCTCTTAATAGCCGTAATTTTGATTATTTTAAGTATAGCTTTATATAAATTGTCTTTAAAACTTAATAGATTTAGTAAAAAAATCATAATTCCAGTAGTACTTATCTTTAGTTTTTCTATCCAAATTGTAATTATATTTTTATTTACAAAATTACCCGAGGCTGATTCTAAAACCGTATTATCAATAGCATTAAACATGCTTTATAAATATAATTATTCAGCCTTTCAGGCAAAAGGATATCTTTATATGTTTCCTTTTAACTTTTCTACAGTTTTATACTTAGAAACGTTATTATCCATCTTTCCTAATAACTATTTAATAATAAAAATTTTTAATATATTATTTACTCTTATTACATCTTTAATGATTTATTTAATATATAGAGAATTAAATTATAAATCAAAAAGTAATGATTATGGTGTGCTAATATTTGCAGCAACGTATATACCTTCATTACTTATGTGCAATTATATATACAATGATATTATAGCAACAACACTTCTTACCTCGGCAGTGTATTGCATCATAAAGTTTATAAAAGAAAAATCAATTAAATATATTATAATTTCCTCGATTCTTTTATCAATAGGAAACTATTTTAGAGGAATAGGTGCAATTTTTCTAATTGCTGGCTTAATATACATACTTATAAATATAAAAGAAATTGGAATTAATAAAGTATTAACAGCTTTTTGTATACTCCTTGCTTTATTTAATCTTCCAGCTTGGACTGAAGATGCTATTTTAAAGTCAAATGGTATTGTCAGTGAATCCATTAATAAAAATTCAGCTCCAATATATATGTGGCTAAATATGGGCCTTAATCAAGATACTTTAGGCTATTGGGATAATATGAAAAGCTATAATATTTATCAAAGAAACGCTAATTATAATAAAGAAAAAAGTTCAGAATTGTTTAAGAACGAGATAGAAAAAAAGTTGTCCAATACATCTCTTCCTAACTTAGCAAAGTTTTACTACGAAAAAGTTTTATGGACCTGGACTGAAGGAACATATCAAATTGAAACCTTTGGTATAGGTAATTCTGCAGCAACCAATTCTAGACAAAAAATGAATAGATATAATCAACAATATAGCTATCCCACTTTTGCAACAGAATTATTTAAAGGCGATTCAATATATAGAAGTGGTTTAAATTGGATTTTATATGTAATGAATTTTCTAATGTATTGTTTAATCCTTATAAAATTAGTATTAGGAATGAAATCTAAAAAATTCAATGAAGTTTTTTTAAGCTTAATAATCTTAGGGTTCATAGGTTTTTATATTTTATGGGAAATTAAATCTAGATATATTTATCCAGTATATCCTTTATTAATAGTGTTATCTTATATGGGCTTCAAAGATACATATGACTTAATTTCAATTAGAAATTTTAAACAATCAATCTCGCAATTACTTAGAAAGGAACTTTAA
- a CDS encoding MATE family efflux transporter, with product MAGTRNLTKGNPAKLILLFTVPLLIGNIFQQFYNIADTFIVGRTIGINALAAVGCTGSIMFLILGFAQGLTSGLSIITAQKFGAGDKKAIKESYFTGIVISMIVTIILTTISTILARPILVAMNTPTEIIDDAYNFVFIIFLGIIASMFFNFFSNIIRALGDSKTPLIYLIIACILNIVLEFGFILIFKMGVSGAALATVIAQGVSALLCIWYIKRNLPILRLKKSDIKLSRDVFLEHVRMSLPMGFQASIIAIGAIAVQFALNSLGAVSVAAYTAAQKIDTIAIQPMMSFGITMATYTAQNYGAEKFERIKQGVRKCIFISVSFSIIVGLINIFAGHILTSIFVGSDQTEVISLSQVYLTANGIFYFILSLLFIYRYTLQGLGQSFIPTVAGIMELLMRTFAAIMLAKPFGFLGVSLASPLAWIGACIPLAGAYYITMRKIDHEKLKKTHYEGDNNIEDCGCIDKQL from the coding sequence GTGGCTGGGACTAGAAATTTGACAAAAGGTAATCCTGCCAAGTTAATATTGTTATTTACAGTGCCATTATTAATAGGTAATATCTTTCAACAATTTTATAATATAGCTGATACGTTTATTGTTGGTCGTACTATAGGTATTAATGCTTTAGCAGCTGTTGGATGTACAGGAAGCATAATGTTTTTAATATTAGGATTTGCTCAAGGATTAACCTCAGGACTTTCAATTATTACAGCTCAGAAATTTGGTGCTGGCGATAAAAAGGCGATAAAAGAAAGTTATTTTACAGGTATAGTAATAAGTATGATAGTGACAATAATTCTTACTACGATTAGTACTATTTTAGCTAGGCCTATATTAGTAGCAATGAATACACCTACAGAAATTATTGATGATGCTTATAATTTTGTGTTTATCATATTTCTTGGGATTATTGCATCGATGTTTTTTAATTTTTTCTCAAATATTATCAGAGCTTTAGGGGATAGTAAAACACCTTTAATTTACCTGATAATAGCTTGTATTTTAAATATTGTTTTAGAATTTGGTTTTATTTTAATATTTAAAATGGGGGTAAGTGGAGCTGCACTTGCAACAGTTATTGCTCAAGGAGTTTCAGCTTTATTATGCATATGGTATATAAAAAGAAATTTACCAATACTTAGATTGAAAAAAAGTGATATAAAGTTATCAAGGGATGTTTTTTTAGAGCATGTAAGAATGTCTTTGCCAATGGGATTTCAAGCTTCTATAATAGCAATTGGTGCAATTGCAGTCCAATTTGCACTAAATAGTCTTGGAGCTGTATCTGTTGCAGCATATACTGCAGCTCAAAAAATTGACACTATTGCAATTCAACCAATGATGTCCTTTGGAATCACAATGGCTACATATACTGCACAAAATTATGGGGCAGAAAAATTTGAAAGAATAAAACAAGGGGTAAGAAAATGCATTTTTATTTCAGTGTCATTTAGTATTATTGTAGGACTTATAAATATATTTGCAGGACATATACTAACTTCAATTTTTGTTGGGTCTGACCAAACAGAGGTAATATCGTTATCTCAAGTTTACTTGACAGCAAATGGAATTTTTTACTTTATACTTTCACTACTTTTTATATATAGGTACACTCTTCAAGGGCTTGGTCAAAGCTTTATCCCAACAGTTGCAGGAATCATGGAGTTACTTATGAGAACCTTTGCTGCAATTATGTTAGCTAAGCCATTTGGTTTTTTAGGAGTATCTTTAGCAAGTCCCTTAGCATGGATTGGTGCTTGTATTCCACTTGCTGGTGCATATTATATTACGATGAGGAAAATTGATCATGAAAAATTGAAAAAAACCCATTATGAAGGTGATAACAATATAGAGGATTGTGGTTGCATTGACAAGCAACTATAG
- a CDS encoding ribonuclease H family protein: MKMILFTMEIIDAKDDNYKIKISRDLESSVIEFNTIKKELQFLSDNILTDYLKINEYQLRKMLHNKRRDTYFVGFAVKFVLSDGKDVAAFNDRSKILVLDKRNNNYKSYAIEEHKVDKKIYKIFTDASYLEKKEYGGYAFIIEDLEGKYNLYTEKVDKIGSCQAELEAAIKALKILKDIKRLRIITDSQYVRKGLTEWLPIWKFNGFKTVNGEPPKNIEKWLSFDEACNDKYIEFQWVKGHSDHFENSLCDMYARKAAKELSR, translated from the coding sequence ATGAAAATGATACTTTTTACAATGGAAATAATTGATGCTAAAGATGATAATTATAAAATTAAAATAAGTAGGGATTTAGAATCTTCTGTTATAGAATTTAATACAATTAAAAAGGAATTGCAGTTTTTAAGTGATAATATTCTAACAGATTATCTAAAAATTAATGAATATCAACTTAGAAAGATGCTTCACAACAAACGAAGGGATACATATTTTGTGGGATTTGCTGTTAAATTTGTTTTAAGTGATGGCAAAGATGTAGCAGCTTTTAATGATAGAAGTAAAATTCTAGTTTTAGATAAAAGGAATAATAATTACAAAAGTTATGCAATAGAGGAACATAAGGTTGATAAAAAAATTTATAAGATATTCACAGATGCTAGTTATCTTGAAAAAAAAGAATATGGTGGTTATGCTTTTATAATAGAAGATTTAGAAGGAAAATATAATTTATATACTGAAAAAGTAGATAAAATTGGCAGCTGTCAAGCTGAACTTGAAGCAGCAATAAAAGCTCTGAAAATATTAAAAGATATCAAAAGATTGAGAATAATTACAGATAGTCAATATGTAAGAAAGGGGTTAACAGAATGGTTGCCTATTTGGAAATTTAATGGCTTTAAAACCGTCAATGGCGAGCCACCAAAAAATATAGAAAAATGGCTTAGTTTTGACGAAGCCTGCAATGATAAATATATTGAATTTCAATGGGTAAAGGGGCATTCAGATCATTTTGAAAATTCCCTTTGTGATATGTATGCAAGGAAGGCAGCAAAAGAATTAAGTCGATAA
- a CDS encoding TVP38/TMEM64 family protein: MKSSKYKFQKIILLITILIIFFGSVIYFSWPFLTAFSSPDKARKIISGAGAFAPLIYILMQIIQVIIAPIPGQVIGLIGGILFGPVLGVIYTIIGSTIGFTIIFIITRRLGRPFVNRFVSEKFLNKFDHLTKEQGPLIFFLIFLLPAFPDDIISFIAGLTTIKISTLVIISILGRLPGYIVLSITGNGLVEDLNFSIFLFAVLAIFSILAWWKRVWIHKFVNHTNRILFIKEQWKLWWKGILIYGTILIITIFLLYEFIVVFKIIK; the protein is encoded by the coding sequence ATGAAATCTTCAAAATATAAATTTCAAAAGATTATTCTGTTGATTACTATTTTAATTATTTTCTTTGGAAGTGTTATATATTTCTCATGGCCGTTTCTTACAGCTTTTAGTAGTCCAGATAAAGCTAGAAAAATAATAAGTGGTGCAGGTGCTTTTGCACCATTAATTTATATACTAATGCAGATTATTCAGGTTATTATAGCACCTATACCAGGCCAAGTAATTGGTTTAATAGGAGGAATTTTATTTGGACCAGTTTTAGGAGTTATTTATACAATAATAGGCTCAACTATTGGATTTACAATTATTTTTATCATAACGAGAAGATTAGGCAGACCATTTGTAAATAGATTTGTTAGTGAAAAATTCTTAAATAAGTTTGATCATTTAACAAAGGAACAAGGACCATTAATATTTTTCTTAATATTTCTATTACCAGCATTTCCAGATGATATTATTTCTTTTATTGCAGGCTTAACTACAATTAAAATTTCTACGTTGGTTATCATCTCAATATTAGGAAGACTGCCTGGATATATAGTTTTGAGCATAACAGGCAATGGACTAGTTGAAGATTTAAATTTTTCTATATTTCTATTTGCAGTATTAGCTATATTTTCAATTCTTGCATGGTGGAAGCGAGTTTGGATACATAAATTTGTGAATCATACTAATCGGATTTTATTTATTAAAGAACAATGGAAGCTTTGGTGGAAAGGTATACTAATTTATGGAACAATACTTATTATTACGATATTTTTACTTTATGAATTTATTGTAGTTTTTAAAATTATAAAATAA
- a CDS encoding GH25 family lysozyme: protein MKKKITIFVLAFAIMLSLGQMIGVQAATSDSMTTATQASSAIPNPGVPETKPEALSVISQYVTNSANKTNVINVTSTIGWKRENGYWYYYKSNNTRATGWINPDNNWYYLNGDGKMATGWLNYNGTWYYLNASGSMVSGWKQLNNIWYYLNDSGAMITGLNKIDNKIYMFYGNGSMAKGWVQLSNHWYYFSSSGSMSSGWIFDNGDWYYLYDTGAMAKGWINLGDTWYYLKDSGAMATGWVNVGTDYYYLDTRTGKMLTNTTTSDGFKLGPDGKKIGPGNPGTIPGSKYKGIDISHYNGDIDFAKVKSAGIQFVYIKATEGTTYVDNYLGTYYNGAKSAGLKTGFYHFLVGTSSPETQAQNFYNKIKDKQNDLKPVLDVESSGFDVMDYTIRFINEFKRLSNMDVCIYTYSNFINNLDNRLSKYTLWEANYSKGIFNLPANNIWSNRAGHQYTDQGYIDGINGNVDLDVFTQDILR, encoded by the coding sequence ATGAAAAAGAAAATAACTATATTTGTTTTAGCTTTTGCAATTATGTTAAGTTTAGGACAAATGATAGGGGTACAAGCTGCAACTAGTGATTCTATGACAACTGCTACTCAAGCATCTAGTGCTATTCCTAATCCAGGAGTACCAGAAACTAAGCCAGAAGCCTTAAGTGTCATTTCGCAATATGTTACTAATAGTGCTAATAAGACTAATGTTATTAATGTTACATCAACTATTGGTTGGAAAAGGGAAAATGGATATTGGTACTACTATAAATCTAATAATACAAGAGCAACTGGATGGATTAATCCAGATAATAATTGGTATTATTTAAATGGTGATGGTAAAATGGCAACAGGCTGGTTGAACTATAATGGAACATGGTATTATTTAAATGCATCAGGAAGTATGGTTTCAGGGTGGAAGCAATTAAATAATATTTGGTACTATTTAAATGATTCTGGAGCTATGATAACTGGACTTAATAAAATAGATAATAAGATTTATATGTTTTATGGTAATGGTTCAATGGCCAAAGGTTGGGTACAGTTAAGTAATCATTGGTATTATTTTAGTAGTAGCGGAAGTATGAGCAGCGGATGGATTTTTGATAATGGGGATTGGTACTATTTATATGATACAGGTGCTATGGCTAAAGGCTGGATAAATCTTGGTGATACATGGTATTATTTAAAAGATAGTGGTGCAATGGCAACAGGTTGGGTTAATGTTGGAACTGATTACTATTATTTAGATACTCGAACAGGAAAAATGCTTACAAATACTACTACAAGCGATGGATTCAAACTTGGACCAGATGGGAAAAAAATTGGACCAGGAAATCCGGGAACGATTCCAGGAAGTAAGTATAAAGGAATTGATATTAGCCACTACAATGGAGATATAGATTTTGCAAAAGTCAAGTCGGCTGGTATTCAATTTGTATACATAAAAGCTACTGAAGGAACAACTTATGTAGATAATTATTTAGGAACTTACTATAATGGAGCTAAAAGTGCAGGCTTAAAAACTGGCTTTTATCATTTTTTAGTTGGGACAAGCTCTCCTGAAACTCAAGCACAAAATTTTTATAATAAAATTAAAGATAAGCAAAATGACTTGAAACCTGTATTAGACGTTGAAAGTAGTGGGTTTGATGTTATGGATTATACAATTAGATTTATAAATGAATTTAAGAGATTAAGTAATATGGATGTGTGTATATATACATATTCTAATTTTATTAATAATTTAGACAACAGGTTATCTAAATATACTTTATGGGAAGCAAATTATTCTAAAGGAATATTTAATTTACCAGCAAATAATATTTGGAGTAATAGAGCAGGACATCAATATACAGATCAAGGATATATTGATGGAATTAATGGTAATGTAGACTTAGATGTATTTACACAGGATATTCTAAGATAG